Genomic segment of Glandiceps talaboti chromosome 17, keGlaTala1.1, whole genome shotgun sequence:
TAATttacagaatacatgtacattctgaaataaattccattaaattttgatttttaacaaTTCTACTAAAATTTAGTAGGACAtcgtatatatacaaatttaataGTTATATGCCAACTAGCGACCAGCGTTACTGTACATATGTTGCCAAAATCTGTTCCACTGATCTAGAAATTAATAGTTTAATTCGTATCATTTATGTACAAATCTACCCTAAGATAAATTTCTTACTATTTATATTTGAACACTGTGATTTTACGACAAAATACAATATGGCCCCCTCTGAATGCAGTGCTACTTTGGAAAGTTGGACCGGAAGTTGTAGAGGTCGACTTGTTTACGTTAGCACTGCGTAGAATCTTGCTCCACATACATAGTGTTGTTACTTAGTGTGGATTGCCCTCAATGACAAAGCTTTGAGTCATGTCAGTTTGGTGTGGagcattttgttgttgttgttgttgttgttgttgctgttgttgttctTTGTTTCATCATCACAGAGACTAAAATGTACTTTAACTTACCTATCTTGGAAGGATCTAGATACTAAATTATCGgaataaatactaaataaaacTTCATATTGCACCTTGCTCCATTCTAAAGCAACCTGTAAACACAAAACAGAAATGATGGATTTATTGATCACGTTTCATaaatgttacatacatgtaatacctaaaaaatctataaaaatagaggtaaaatctacctgcgtTCCCCTTTCATTTTACCTGGGGttggtaccagtggccagctctggtaggggtgtgtggccccCAGGggtggtaccagtggccagctctggtaggggtgtgtggccccCAGGGGTGGTACCAGTggtcagctctggtaggggtgtgtggccagtgctggaaaccccaggccccattttagacccactttgaccaaaaaccaatacccattttagaccattacaggtttttaaaagatgaaagtttagacctaaatacattttccttagaaAGTAACATTTTagggcaattaatggcagttatgatttggtaaaaaGCAAtagaccacattttagaccaagcaaatgAAAAATAGTGTAAAGTGGACCctgttttagactcttcagcttgTAAAAAACAGAgctcattttagaccaaagggttAGAAAACGTACCCAAAGAAAGGGcagcacatatatgtatatacgtatactcaaataaggggaggaGCAGTCAATAACCAAATACATTAAATTTCTGATATTTTCACCGCAACAAGTTtatacagcgaatttcacaataccgagcagcttttctgtttgatacaaccatgcagaaaccaataagaaactggacatgctacactttaagatatcaagattgaatgagtacagtttcttgctacattttgtctaagtgaaatgaactacacatgccaccatacagacatcaaatgaacacggCAAAGCGCATTTTACGAGCCTGTCATCTGGTGTTTGATATTAAGAAAAACATTGATGCCCGAATGTCTgtatggagttgcaatacatttaaatgatttatttcatttagactaaatgtagcaaaaacaTGCGATCTttctattgaagtgtggcatatgtagtttcttgttggtttctacatggttgtatcaaacagaaaagctgcatggtattgtgaaattcactgtatctATGAATGATGGCACATGAACAATTTGGTgatcaaaataatgatttaggACATGTCAGACACACTTTAATTTGGCAGACAAATTGCCCATTTAGAAAGTACACACTACTTGTCAATATCCCATTTGTTTCGCTTCCTGTATTCCATGCAACTGCtgttaaatatataaatatgacaaCTTAAAACAGTATGCATGTTTGCTTGTCTCTTATTTCTGCAGAAAAAGCTTTTGCACCAGAATAAATAAATCCAGCACTGGAAAAAACATTACTGCAGTACAAAGATCAAATGTGAACAAAAAAGTCGAAGCAGGCTGTGTTAACTTTTAAATGCtcaaagtatacattatgttgtATCAGGACATTTTCACAGAAAACAGATTATAGTTGTTATTGATTTTATGTTTGAATTCTATTGTTCTTTTGTGTGCACCGCTGAAAAGTTTAATATACTACTAGTAACCCGACTGAATCTGAGCAGCATGCTTCAATGAGTTTTGTGTGCCAGCTGTGAAGCCATGATTGGGAGATTAATCGTTCCTACCTGCATATTGACCCAAACCATGGTCCATGCCCACAAACTACTGTAACCTAACACCTTCCCCTATTATCATCGTATCTCGTTACTTGATTTTTGGATGCgggtaaaatttgtaaatatgtggCGTCAGACAGACTCTCGCTTCAATTTTCTAAATTCTGCGTGTAGCTTGAGTCAACATTGTTCACTTTTTTCACTTGTATTCATACTGCATTGCATGTCTTTTATTCGGCGGTGATGACCGTTTAGCTGATGTCCTCAGACCACCGTACACTATTTTCCGTGcacattattttaattcattttaccACAACAATCATATCACCCCGGGTATTTGTGGAATATTTAACAGTAAAGTTATTAATGCTTGTTGACACCAGCCACGTTCACAACAAAACAAAGGCATGAATCACGAGAATAGGACTCACCTCTCCGAACTGGAATGCCGATATCAATGTAAGCAGCACGCCCCCAAAACACAATAACATACTATTACGCTGAGACAAGCATGTGTACGTTTGTCTCTGTACTAATTTATATATGCCTTCTCTCGTCATGATTCctaaaattcaataaaaaacGTAAAACAATGCCCACTTCATATGCACGAACACGACGCAATCGACTTTCACATGGAGGTCGCCATTTTGAGTGCAATGTGGTGCAAAAATGAATTAAtgcagcgccctctagtggtttATTGATATCCTACATTGGACATGTACATTGGACTTCGGTTAGCCATACTGTAATTACCCCTACACTTCGAAATTTGTAAGTTTACAGACAACATACCATATCTGTGATGAGTGCACaagtaatgagtagaacagtcctgataaataaattcaatcatAACATTTTGAATCAATATTCTTTAGCATACgatatcaaggcaagatatatagAAGGCCATCACCTTACTGTATATCTAAATGGTATGGAATAGAATGACATACCATAAGTTCTAATTGACGGTAAAATAAGCGAAGAATGATCTAAAAGTCACACGCACCAACAAGCTAGAATCctatagaacacgcctgaaagatagaataagcgTAGTTATATATTTAGGGAATGATGTCGATAATCTATTCATGGGGATCCAGCGtttcctcctccttcaacctcaatcgatcctcatcaccagaaaccttacaaattcctgaaatagacatacatGATACATTGTGATCATATCTGTGTATACATTAAAGTGACCAAATAGATGAGGATTAGGTaatctatttattttggatttttaatttataaaacaattttagcaTGTGAagtaacatataccaagtccttgtttaaaatcgttgttgttgtacgtacaatgatTATTATTGCTATGTTAACGGAACCCCATAAACAACgaacaacaaaaataaacactTACAAACATGAACAGGGGAGTaattatgtataaatattaacAGTGTAACGTTCGTTtagtgtcgtttgttttcgatttgtTTGTTCCGAGAGTGAAGGGAGCATGTGTAATCACTTCTcgaacaacaaaacaaaacgacacaaaacgaagGAAATAAATTAAACgtcattaaatattcaccaccaCCGAGTCACCACATAATCAGATTGCACTCGTACTGTACTATTTATGTATACTGATTCTGTCAACAAAATGAAGCGAAAAGTGTAAATATAGTAAATATACAGTATTTCAtgacaataaattaaaattaaagttgAACATTATCGTATTTAAAACCGTTATGTGAATTGAATTAACAAGACAATAATGACATTGTTGAAATGAAGTGCGCCATCGGTGGCTGCCTAATAAAGCCTATTGTTTTTATGGGTTTCCTCAAGATTATAGATTTTTCAGGGGTAGTGAAATTGCGATAACATAATTTATTCTGATTCAATGCCCCCAGTGTTAAAGTTGAAtcttttgtatatgtatgtatgtatgtatgtatgtatgtatgtatgtatgtatgtatgtatgtatgtatgtatgtatgtatgtatgtatgtatgtatgtatgtatgtatgtatgtatgtatgtacgtatgtacgtaatGTACGtaatgtacgtatgtacgtatgtatgtatgtatgtatgtatgtatgtatgtatgtatgtatgtatgtatgtatgtatgtatgtgtctctcctctctctttctctttcccCCTCCATTTGGGAAGACGTCGACGAAGGCTATCCTGATCACTCCGGGAACAACAAATTCGAAAACAATCGATAATGGACGAATGAATCAGGGGTAAAAAATGAAATCGGTCCGTATTTATCTGATGGTAATCACATTTCCAAAAAGCTAATCTTGTCTTTGGAAGTCAGAGGTGAAGTGGTCAACAGATTGTCGAAGGCGATATTTCTGAACACTACTATCATAACATGTCGACCACGTCACGTACCAACATGTTAATCAATCGTAACCACTCCTATTGTTGGTCATGTGACCATCCACATTTTTCCTAAGCTAAGCATACATTTTGTAGCAGGTTGTCTGTAAAGTTATACGTTTAATCATCCAAGTAAGCACACCTCTAGTATACGTTCTCTCTCTAAACGAGATCCACACAGAGTTTGTTATTCACATCCAGTAACAAAGATGGAAGAATCAGTGCCGTTAGTTTTACATAAGAAAGAGTATAGTACGAGATTCGAAGTTGTACAACGAAATGGTTTGGCATCGAGAAATGAGGCTTGCGTCGATGACATGAACAACTTGTTTGGAAATATTAGAATGGATCCAGAGAATACTCTGAAAGTGTTAGCAATTGGTACTAGTTCGGGTAAGTACGTAAGGGGCTAGGCCCGAAGGGGTATGTGAATTAGTCCGAGAAGTAGCAGCATATACGACAGGGAGGAGAGCAAGGCCTGGTGAGCAAAtgcaccccctccccccccagTTCGAGATCTCAAAAAAAATTCATCCCTCCCCCGAATCCAAGCATTTTCGTAACCAGAACCCTatggcctcgcaatggacggtATAAGGGCCACATGTATTTGTTTCCTGAGATATCtatctatcagaatacaataaattgTCGATAAGATCGGTAATATTGTCGTATTTAgacaactatatatgaaaggggtaacaTTACATTTGTTTCTATGATCGCGCAAGTTCACTCACCGCAAAAGAGAGTGAACTTTCGAGAtaacagaaataaatataactgttatcattacatatgtacaccaaaaaCGCAACGATCTACAAGTGGGGAGAGTGCGACCAGCAATGCGCATGGaaataaaatatcatgaatTTGTTCAACTTCTGACGACGAGTGACAAGTTTCGTCATGTCTGACCATCGACCAGGGGGCTGATGTCAGGTCACAAGCTCAGGTCATTCAGGTCAGTAGGGACTTGAATTATGAGCGATGATTCGCTGTCTACAACAACTTCATATGTATTGATGTACAAATTACGTGTTGACTGCTCTCGCTTGCTTCGCTTTGATTCgctttgagagagagagagagagagagagagagagagagagagagagagagagagagagagagagagagagagacatacatacatacatacatacatacatacatacatacatacagacagacagacagacagacagacagacagacagacagtcagtcagtcagtcagtcagtcagacagacagacagacagacagacagacagacagacagacagacagacagacagacagacagacagacagacagacaggcacacgtACACAGAGATTAGCTGGTAGGCACAGGGCGACTGAGAAagaggcagacatacatacatacatacatacatacatacatacatacatacatacatagaggagagagagagagagagagagagagagagagagagagagagagagagagagagagagagagagagagagagagagagagagagagagagagagagagagagagagagagagagagagctgaACTTAGCTACAGATTGGTAGTTAGGAAATAAATAATCTGGTAGATTTATTAGTATTTAACGTAATGAATCTTATTCCTTTATGTCAAGGTATGAATGACGTAACAATCATAAATGCGTTGCTTGGGTGTTGCCATGACATTCTGTACACTGTCGTTGAACCTGACAAAGATGCAGTGGAGGACTTCAAGGCAATGGTCCAATCAAAAGGTGACATGTGGAGTCAGGTCACTTTTGATTACCACGTCCAGAAAATTGAAGAGTTTATTGATGACAGAAGATCTAGAGATAGTGACGTAAAGGATgattatgacgtcatacatgCTCTCCACGTCATTTTCTTCGTTTTGagacctgtataccgtgatttGTATGATATGTTGGGCTCACCTGGTATTTTGTTAATTAGAATGATAACAGGTATTATTTTTTGGACCTTTTATttaatgatatatttaaattactAGCAGTATGACCACCACATACATCACTCAATCACAATATAATTAGTAACAGGACCGCCAATGTTCTATTAAGGCGGCCACGCGAACGTGTTACCTGTGTAATGAACTCAAACTCATTTGAAATGGACTTTAAAAACgttaaaaacgtaaacatgtactacgaaggtcaattcaagctaaataacgatggtaagatagcaatgcacgattagccgacatctacatcggattttaatcagattggaggTATAGGTACAGGGTATTGGGAATTCAGGTGTGGCTAAAACTATAATATTATCACTCACTCAGAGTGACTTTATGATACGTTGATTTCATATCTCCATCGTTGACAAAATCAAATCCCAAACCTTCTATTTATGTTTTCCTACTTTATAGGAGCATGGAGCAAGTGTCTGGATAGCTACCATCAGCACATCAGAAACCCCACATTGGTGGATTGGGATGGTAAAAGGAAGGAGAAGGATGTGAAACGCGACCTACCAGGTGTTAAAATCGACACGACCTTCAGATCAACAGGTCACCTTGATATAACTGAATGTTTCAAAGAAGATTCCGTTGAAGGAAACCAAATGTTGGATTTCTTTTTTCAGTGTTTAGATTTCCGAAAAATAATACCAAAAGAAAAACAAGAGTTCTTTCTGAAAGTTTTGAAAGATCAATGCTCTGTTAGTGAAGATAAGATTTTATTTCCGATTCAGGAAATGGATCTCACGATTTGGAAATAACTAGATGGAGTTTTGTTTTAAGCATGAAATAACGCTTTGAGCAATATGTATAATTGTTTGCAAGTAATCTTAATTCTTGAAAAATTCTTAAAATTAATTCCTTCCAGTAACTTCTACAgaatttgtatatgttttcaacaatgactgttattttcattaatttcatttcatatgaTTAGTTTACTTATATGAATGTACTATGTGAgtttaaaaaaacactttttgttttgttttcttctttgtACAGTATAGCGTGTTTACGGCGCTGTCGaaatacattgttagctggtcgtacctgtTGATCCGAGGGCTAGAAAGGACAACAAGCTAAAATGTATGTGGACAGCACAATAGTAGGTTGGGCATGTCTCAGTCAGTGAAGATCAAACCATGGCTTGAAACTGACGTCCTCGCACACTGTGCACTGACCCCAATTATAAGAGGGTGGGCAAGGGACATTTTTGTACTTCGTATTAAATCGGGCAATATTATTTTCCTGATATTGTCAAATATAAATCTTGTAAAAATGTATCGTATGGTATAGTTCGATAAACGTACCTCTTATACAAGCAACCAGATGACTTTGAACTAAGCTAATCAACGTCGGAAAATTGGGAAAACGTTGACCTAATTCAAGCACTGTGTACGGAATCGGCCAAGTTTGGGTAACGAACTTGTTTTCCAAATtacttttctcatttgcataagctGAATGCGATGCTTTTTTGATCTGGCTGTGGATGTCAGAGGTGAAGTAGACAACAGAGTTCGTTTATTCACTCTGTAAATCAGTAAAGATGGAGGACTTGGTGCCTGTACTTTTCCACCAGAAAGAGTTTTTTACGActtttaaagtcttacaaagaAATGGTTTGGCAAAGAGAAATGATGCCTGCGTAGATGATATGAACAACATGTTTGGAAATATCAAAGTGGATCCAGGAAAGACTCTGAAAGTGTTAGCAATTGGCACTAGTTCTGGTAAGTACGCAAGGGGTGGTTACAGTACATGGTTAACTAGTTCTTCCCTTTCACGTTTTACGTACTAATATTGTCAATCAGTTTACGATTTTACTCCATTCAAAACGGTCTTTCAAGGTGCCAGATATATTTCTAGCTTGGATTAGTCTAGCTTGGGTAGTCAGGAAATAGCATCAAGACGGTAAACACAGGAAAATACCAAACCCCGACTTTTGGTTGACAAAATCAATCGCTCGAATAACTTtaatttacttttgttttccTAATATAACGCTTTCGaagattttgaaatgaaaatgacatcatttatattcaaaatataacttattATGACAGgtaatatttgttatttgttctttCATCTTTTCTGTAGAATAGTAATGAACTTTGTGTAAGAACAATGCATATAGTATCATTGATCACGTAATTCTCATGTATACTGGAGTAAACAActaacaaataacaaattaaatCTAAATCTTTTTGCTAGCTCTTATTTTTTGCAAATGTTAGGCACTTGACTGTTGTtagatattaaaaataaatgccATTAATTCTAGTTTTAGTAGATGTATTAAATCTACAAAATTACGTGTTTTAACTCCTGACAAATGTTATACCGGTATACATAAACCAAACTAAACGAATAGTCCTTGTGTTTGTAAGGGAAACCaaaattcattattgtgaatGTAATGATTTCAGTGATCGTCAGTTGACATGCGTTTTGGGAGGACACAAGCAATTCTATTAATAGTGGGTAGAATAATgctacgggggggggggggatgggggCGGAGCAACCATGACGAGTTATCGGAGCGAGGGGGTTGGTCCTTGAGACAGAGTCAGAGAGATCACACACGCATACagacacgcatacacacacatatacatacatacatacatacatacatacatacatacatacatacatacatagagacagaGTGATAGCGTAGAGAgcgggacagacagacagacagacagacagacagacagacaaacaacgacagacagacagacagacagacagactggcaaaGAGACAGCCAGGCAGAGAGCCTGGAACGAACCTATAAATTGATAGTTAAAATAAATACTCAAGCAGGTAAATAAGTATTTACACAATCTCAACAGTGATAGAAACTATCATATAAACCATATTAAAAGTTAGAATCTTTTCAATTTAATCATATATAGGTATGAATGATGTAACAATCATAAATGCTCTGATTtgctgttgtcatgacattCTGTACACTGTCGTTGAACCTGACGGAGATGTAGTGGAGGTGTTTAAAGCAATGGTCCAATCAAAAGGTGACATGTGGAGTCGGGTCACTTTTGATTACCACGTCCAGAAAATTGAAGAGTTTATTGATGACAGAAGATCTAGAGATAGTGACGTAAAGGGTGATTATGACGTCATTCATGCTCTCCACGTCCTGGAGTACGCTTCAAGACCTGTATTCCGTGATTTGCATGATATGTTGGGCTCACCTGGTATTTTGTTAATAAGAGTCATAACAGGTACGTTATTTTTTAACCTTTCATTTATGAAGTATTTAAATTACTTGTAGTATGTCGACCACATACATCACGCGATCACAATTAACAACAAGAGCGTCAATTTTTGATTAATTAAGGAGATCCACTCGAACATGTTACCAGTGTAGTgaattcaaaatgttcattCTGAATGGAATTTCACTACACCACGTATTAGAcctaaaataaatatgaattcgCCTGGATAAAACTTTGTTAGAAATACTGGGTTATAGTGAAACTAGCCATGGGGAAATATAACTTAAATTTGATGACCTAGAGGATACGCCTTTGCGGAGTTTTGTTTTACACCCCACCAAGTGCTGCTCTAAAGTTAAAATGTACATAAGCTTAAatgttttcggtaattaggctatatatcaTAGCATCTGATACACACATTCATGATAACAAGGCGCCTCTGTCTAATGCAGCTTATTGATGTAACTGTTAGTCATTAACATCACTAACGATTTTCACTAATTAGGtcatatcttaagaatgcactcttcaattTCAATGTGATTTACAACATagatcaaccataacaaagcgcacaGTTTGGAAAGGCTATTGATGTAGATTTGAGCTttgatttatttgcataataaatgattttCAGTCGTTAGGCTATGTCTTAAAAATAAACTcttcaatttacatgtaattcgtacatacttcaaacataactagtCGCACATATTTTGAAAAGCCTGTTGATTAAACTTTTAGTTTCAATGAttaaattgcataattaatgattttcagtcattaggctgtatcttaaaaatgcaagcctcaaattcaatataaccAACCATAACATTGCACACATTTTCAATTCCTTATAATCTGGTAAAACTATTTGTCAATTAAGGGGTATATCATGTGTGATAgttatagctcagaattttgctttccttacggaaggcattcggTTTAAATTTAGTTTGCTACTTTATAGGTGCATGGAGCAATATACTGGATAGCTTTCAATACTACTTCAAAAACCCCGTAATCATGTATTGGGATGATAAAATGTTGTCGGAGCTTATCACGTGTGAGTTACCAGGTGTTGAAATCGACACGACCTTCAGGTCAAC
This window contains:
- the LOC144448633 gene encoding histamine N-methyltransferase-like — its product is MEESVPLVLHKKEYSTRFEVVQRNGLASRNEACVDDMNNLFGNIRMDPENTLKVLAIGTSSGMNDVTIINALLGCCHDILYTVVEPDKDAVEDFKAMVQSKGDMWSQVTFDYHVQKIEEFIDDRRSRDSDVKDDYDVIHALHVIFFVLRPVYRDLYDMLGSPGILLIRMITGAWSKCLDSYHQHIRNPTLVDWDGKRKEKDVKRDLPGVKIDTTFRSTGHLDITECFKEDSVEGNQMLDFFFQCLDFRKIIPKEKQEFFLKVLKDQCSVSEDKILFPIQEMDLTIWK
- the LOC144448634 gene encoding uncharacterized protein LOC144448634, yielding MEDLVPVLFHQKEFFTTFKVLQRNGLAKRNDACVDDMNNMFGNIKVDPGKTLKVLAIGTSSGMNDVTIINALICCCHDILYTVVEPDGDVVEVFKAMVQSKGDMWSRVTFDYHVQKIEEFIDDRRSRDSDVKGDYDVIHALHVLEYASRPVFRDLHDMLGSPGILLIRVITDQP